The stretch of DNA CCATCACACACAAAAGCGcaggtgcacatacacacacccacacaaacacgcacaattTCCAGCAGACATCACTGCAGAGCGTTCAGAAGTAGAaatcctgactgattttttttttaaccctccCTTGCCTAGGGACAATGAGACCTATTGTagtaacccccacccccccaaactctACCCTGACTGAGGTCAGCTAGCTCAGCAGACACCAAGGACTGAATATGGGGGACCATTCCAGGTCCATATGATCAGTACCACATCACAGCATGCAACACACTTGGCCACGAGATTGGAAACTTTGCAAAAACTATCTGTAATCTAGGCAGAATTATCATCACTCAGTTTCAGTACAGCACGGTGGGGCATACAAGTTATTAAACTCTTTGGGGTTGAAGTTCAGCTGAGAACTATTTTTAACACACTGATTAGCAGGCTTGTGTAAAATTCCCAAACGTGCTATTTTAACACTCATTGACCAATTTACTCAACGGGCGAATGGTGTTAAAATAGTGCGCATAGGAATTTTACACAGAAATGGCACTCAGTGGAATTGCGACCCTTTTTGTGTATAAACAGAAACGTACTGCACCTGCAAATAAAAGTTAATTTACTTGCTCACTTTACTGGGGGGTTAATTCAAAATAGAGAATTCTCTGCACAGCGCACAAAGAAATAATCATACACGTGATTCTAAGAAATATTAGAGTTTGTACTGGATAATTTTGTATTTGGTGAGGAAAGTTCTCAATAGACTACTTTAAAAATACTGGAGCATGAATGAACACCTGATATCCCTTGTGTGTTGCATACAAACTGAATAAGGATCAAAATAAAACTTTGTCACTTAAGCCTGGTTTATTTCACAGCACAAGTTAAGGGAGTACATTCTTTTTCTTAATCTATCACCTTATTACAGTGTGTTCTCACACCAGTGttgagtggggaggagagggagggggagaggctgtGATTACAGTGTGTTCTCACACTAGTGttgagtggggaggagagggagggggagaggctgtGATTAGTGCGTTCTCACACCAGtgttgagtggggagagggagggggagaggctgcGATTACAGTGTGTTCTCACACCAGTGttgagtggggaggagagggagggggagaggctgtGATTAGTGCGTTCTCACACCAGtgttgagtggggagagggagggggagaggctgcGATTACAGTGTGTTCTCACACCAGTGttgagtggggaggagagggagggggagaggctgtGATTACAGTGTGTTCTCACACCAGtgttgagtggggagagggagggggagaggctgtGATTAGTGTGTTCTCACACCAGtgttgagtggggagagggagggggagaggctgtGATTAGTGCGTTCTCACACCAGTGttgagtggggaggagagggagggggagaggctgcGATTACAGTGTGTTCTCACACCAGTGttgagtggggaggagagggagggggagaggctgcGATTAGTGCGTTCTCACACCAGTGttgagtggggaggagagggagggggagaggctgcGATTACAGTGTGTTCTCACACCAGTGttgagtggggaggagagggagggggagaggctgcGATTAGTGTGTTCTCACACCAGTGttgagtggggaggagagggagggggagaggctgtGATTAGTGCGTTCTCACACCAGTGttgagtggggaggagagggagggggagaggctgcGATTACAGTGTGTTCTCACACCAGTGttgagtggggaggagagggagggggagaggctgcGATTACAGTGTGTTCTCACACCAGTGttgagtggggaggagagggagggggagaggctgcGATTACAGTGTGTTCTCACACCAGTGttgagtggggaggagagggagggggagaggctgtGATTACAGTGTGTTCTCACACCAGTGTTGagtagggaggagagggagggggaagaggcggTGATTACAGTGTGTTCTCACACCAGTGTTGAGTGGGGAGATGACAGAGCTCCTtgcattgcacagattgcagctTGCAGACCTTCAACTGTGGTGAGCATTCCATTGACCGAGAAAAGCTGATGCGATAGTTTTGATTTTAAATCGGTAAACACGGATTGGTGACACTGGAGGCTAAtccagtttttatttattttttaaatgttaaaaagaAAACAAGGCTCACACCAGTTGCTGTTATAATCTGATTGGTGAGAAGGAATAATGGAGTATCgccactttttaaaattcatttgcgtGGTGTAAATGTCGTTGACAAGGCCAGCAATTACTCCCCATCCCTAGTCGCTCTgagtttgatataactgagtggcttgctaggccacttcagaaggcaattaagagtcaactatgttggtgtgggactggagtcacatacaggccagaccgggtaaggacggcaggtttccttcctaagggacattagtgaaccagttgcacttttacaacaatctgacagcttcatggtcacatttACGGATATGAGCCTTTTGTTTTTActgcaatggtgggatttgaactcacattctctggattattagttcgggcctctgggttactagtccagtaacacagccAGACTATTGAAGGATGTCCGGCATCATGTGCACTGCACTTTTCTTCCACTGTCACCTGGCACGTTATCAACAAAGGTGCAGTAGGGTAAGGGGCATTCTGTATCGTGTTACTCCAACAAATGTTGGAGACTATGTAGAATATTACATGTGTCTCCTAATAGGTCCAAAGGATTTCTAACTGGTTTCCCCAGGACCTCACACATCCTTCACACAACGTAGGAGCACATCAAGGTATTAAGAAACAATGCAAGTGGCTGCTGTATAGGTCGTTCCAAGTTCTAGTATGTATGTCAAGTATATGAGAAAcataggccaggaatttcctcagagctgtgtCTACTCCACTGCTGTAGCGACACTGAAAGTGCAGCGGAGACCCCGTTTAAATCAGACTTACAGTGAAGTAACGGTGCAGAGCCAGAAcaactccaaggaaattcctggccaaatCATATGGGATTTCAAAAACAAAAATTTATTTCTATTTATTCATATCCAGATCTCAACTACAGATGAAAGTGATAATCTGATATTGTTACTGGTACGTTGATCTGTTGCTTTCTGGAGTGGTGAACTGagaggtgtgtaggtgtgtggtgtGCGCTCTGTGCCAGTACATGTGcagttccattttaaaaaaaacttttgcccaactttttgtagctcttttttttttaagaacagttGACGAGGAGCCACATGTAAAGTTGTTTGGATCCAACCGGAAGGGTAGGAGGCAAGCTGACCGAGGAGCAGCAATGTTAATTCATCTCTGTACCTTCGAGCATGGAGCCTGGCAGTATCTTTGCTATCCAGCGCCCTATGCTCATAAAATTTCAGAGCAGGCTAAACCTGTCTTTTTGTTATTTCCAATTCTCTAGATTTACAGCTTTTACAGTTGCAAGCAGAAGCCAAATTTCTTTGCAACAGTTGACCACAGTAAACAAGCTGTGAAACCGGAATGTATCCATTCACCACAGGGAAAAGTTCTTTAACTTATCCTTTTGTTTACACAGTGAAAACGCACCACAGTAAGGTGCAGGTTATGCACCTTGTTAAACAAAATGATTCACTGTCTTGTTACAGTGAGTACTTTCTGCATACATCACTGGCCTGCTTTTAAAGTAATAAATGAAGCTTAGTATGTTCCAATCACTTGGTGTTTACTGAAGTGTACTTTCAACATTTTTATGTGTGGTGTCCTTGCTAATATCTGTAGCATCAtctttctcttctccctcctcataatcatcctcatcatcatcatccccaaaAGTTTGTTCTTGTAAGCAAACAAAGGTCTGTGACCGAGCAGCAACCTGTGCTGCCAGAGCTGAGGTAAAGTGCAGGGAGACGAGCCCAAGCCTTTCTGGAAGTCTCAGTTTAACAGCTGTCTGCAGTTCCTCAGAAACAGCTGGCTGTGAACTTTCTTGCTCTTCCACTGCACTGTCTGTGGTCTCTGAGTGGTAAACTGAGCTTCCAGCTACATCACCGATTTCAGCAGTGTCACTTGGGTCAGTGTCTTTACTACTATGAGTCAAATAGTCATCACTGCTGTCTGGTCCTATCATTCTGCAACATTCTTTGCTATCTGTGAAGGTGTCTAGTCGATTGATGTCTGTCCGCTGGGAGTTGTCATCACATCCCTTATGACCTTGCTCATTTGCATCCACCTCCTGAATTGCCGTTGGGGCTCCCACCAGCTGTGTTAAGTCTGCGGCTGAAATAGTCTTCATTGCAGCTGTAAAAATTTTTTGAAGTGTGACATGGTCAGTTAGATTCTTGCATCGATTACCGAGTTAAAAGATGGTAATGCCTATTTTTCTTTAATGAACATCACGtgctattattttaaaatatagctGTCTTGTTCATCTGTCACACCCTTTTCCTGTTTTAGTTACttgagtgcagaaggaggccattcggctcatcgtgtctgtgccggctctttaaaggaactatccaattagtcccactcccctgctctttccccatagccctgcaaagctTTCCTTTTCTATCATAATGCCAGTTTTATTGATACTAGATTTTTCTAACAAAAAGGATATTTGCCTTGTTTCCAGGGGattaccattgtgggagcaccatcaccacagggcctgcagtgactgaatatggcccactatcaccttctcagggcaactgaggAATAGGCAATAAAAGCCGCCTTGCTAACATCATTCGGATCCTGTAAACAACAAAAAATCTCCACACGAGTAATGCTCACCATGGTCATTGAAAAGGAGCTGCTTCCACTTCTGCCTCTCCAGCTCGGAGGCCTTGAATCCCAACACACTTTTCAGTTCCTGAAGCACTCTCCTGGACTCGTCCCTTTCTCGCTTCTCCTTCTCTCGCTCCTGTGGTGACAAGCAGTTAAAGGTGCCCCCTCTGAACTCTCCATCTGAGTCAGATTCTTCTACGTAAGCCTCAAGTTCCTGCAGTCAAGAAAAAGAAATCATCTGAGCTGGCAGATTTAAACAGTGATGTAACATCAAATACTATGGGGACAGGTTAGCAAAATAAAAGACACATTCCGGTTTCACAGCTTGTTTACTGTGGTAAACACAAGCCAAACTTGCAACTGTAAGAGTTGTAAATTTAAAGAATTGGGAACAAAAAGCTAGGTTTAGCCTGCTGTGAAATGTTATGAGCGTAGGGCTCTGGATAGCAAAGATACTGCCAGGCTCCATGCTCGAAGGTACGGAGATGAATTAACATTGCTGCTCCTCGGTCTGCTTGCCTCCTACCCTTCCGGTTGGATTCAAACAACTTTACATGTGGCTTCTCGTAATTTGTTCTTAAAAAAATAAGAGCTACAAAAACTTgggcaaaagttttttttaaaatggaactgCACATGTGCTGGCACAGAGTACGCACCGCACACCGACACACCTCTCAGTTCACCACTCCAGAAAGGTTCTCGGCTCACACAATGAAGGAAAGCCACTTGGCCGGGGTACCTGAGGGCTGTGAGTGCCCCACCAGGAATCAGCAACCTGTCAACTGGCGAGCAAAGGTGAAAATTGGAGgaaataaaaataacatttaGTTTGGAATATTTCGTATTTAGGTACTGGAGTACAAGGAATACGGCATAGGTGTGTGTTTTGTGTCTAGTTGAGTTTCTGGTGAATGAGGTGTTAATCCTACTCTTCAAAGACTCCAACAAAAGCAACAGATCAACATACCAGTAACAATATCAGATTATCACTATCATCTGTAGTTGAGATCTGGATATGAATAAATAGAAATAAACTTTTGTTTTTGAAATCCCACGTGatttggccaggaatttccttggagttgTTCTGGCTCTGCACCGTAACTTCACTGGAAGTCTGATTTAAACGGGGTCTCCGCTGCACTTTCAGTGTCACTACAGCAGTGGAGTAGacacagctctgaggaaattcctggcctatgTTTCTCATATACTTGACATGGAATATACTGTGTAAATATTCTAGAAAGAATGCAATTAATTCACTGCTCATGTAATCCTGCAGGCCAGTTACTGTGGTGAACAGACCAATTTACTGTAGAGAACAGGTCATTTTACTGTGAAGAACACAGCTTAGAGGGATTTAACCTGCAAAATGATgatgcttcttccaagtggtctACTTTAACAGAATATAATCTGCTGTCATTTGAGATGTTGAACCAATGTCCTGATTAGGAATGGAATGCCTACTACATGATGGGACAATTCTTTTCCTCTTATTTTGGTCCTGTAGCAAACATGAGTCCTGTGTatacatgttcttgcccactctttGTGGAAATGGGCCCGTGTATACATGTTCTTGCCTGCTCTACAGGAAATGGGCCTGTGTATACATGTTCTTAACTACTCTTTGTGGAAATGGGCCTGTGTTTACATGTTCTTACCCGCTCTATAGGAAATGGGCCTGTGTTTACATGTTCTTATCTGCTCCacaggaaatcggcctgtgtatACATGTTCCTGCTTGCTCTTTGGGGAAATGGGCCAGTGTTTACATGTTCTTACCCGCTCTACAGGAAATGGGCCTGTGTTTACATGTTCTTACCCGCTCTACAGGAAATGGGCCTGTGTTTACATGTTCTTACCGGCTCTTCAAGGAAATGGGCCTGTGTTTACATGTTCTTACCGGCTCTTCAAGGAAATGGGCCTGTGTTTACATGTTCTTACCTGCTCTTCAGGGACTGGATCCTGGTCTTCTATCTGTACAACAGATTTTTCTGAGGGTTTCCAGGTTGGAAGCAAATTACTGTCCAATGCCTCAGGTCTGTCTGCAATACCaaaaaggaaaagacagcagtgtAAAAAAATTGCAGAACTGTACTTTATTTCATCAGCACCTACATCTAAAGACTACCACATTTGGAAATGACTGCAAAACCGAACATGTTAAGTTTCAGACTGAACGATTTCACATTATCTTATTTCTGAAATATTATAGTTCAGTGATGCCTGCAGTAGCAGCTCTGATAATTAAACTGGATCAACTAAGTGCTGTTGGTCACAATTGTACCGTGTCGGCAGTGAGCAATAGCAGCAATCTGGAATGGTTTAGTATCAAGGGCAAACAAATATCAGAAAGTTATGTATTTGCAATTATACAGTTTCCTTCATATAATTTATTCAGGTAAAATCATAAAGTTCCAAGACTAAACATGACTGTCCTAGATTTTTAATAAATTTACTGTATGCAACCTAGAAAACCTAatacagggaacaaagagtgtaCTGTAGAGAGAGAAAGGCGACACTGAGCTGATCCTCTAGTCCAGTTTGTTTTTAGTGGACACCAAAAGTGGAGTAAGGAGGAAACAAAGTCTAGAGTGTCTGCAGAGAAAATGTAAAACTTAGTTTACACTATACTGCTCTCACTGTTAATggattggaaaaaaaaacatattttactGGTAAATATTTCATTCAGCATTCTGGAAGCAGTATAGTtctgcaactttaaaaaaaaatgaattctcagaatgtgggcatcgctggcctggccagcatttattgcccatctctagctgccgagaaggtggtgatgcaaTTAAGTATCTTCAGATGTACTTATATTCCTAGTCTTATCTATGCTATGTACCATTCTGTAACTCCCACTCGACACTGCGAATAGACAAGATTGGTCTCGACCGACTGAGCAGAATAGACACAAAAGTTTTGTGCATTCAATATCTTTGAAACGCTCATGAAAATAAAATTACACTTCATACGTAATAGTACTGCGGCTGCTGGCACTACAATAGTCTGAAATACAGCCAGCCACAATCCAGGAAGCATAGCTACCAGCATTTATCAAATTAAAGCAGAAGACAAACCCAAACAAAGCAGGACCCTTAATTAGTTGGGTGCACCACACGGAAAGGACTACTACTCTATGCAGTAAATCTCAAACAATCCTTCTAATTGTCCATTATctttcagcacagactgggcacTTATCTTCCTTACAGTTTCCTTTGTACAGTATTCTTTATTGCTGATTTCCATAAGAGACTTACAAATAGGGAATGTCTGGGGAAAATgggtggcctttcacctctggagacctgggttcaaatccagcccagactgctgggaTGAAAGTCTTCCCTCTCTTGAAAGCTCGAAGGGTTTTAAGTGAACTTGGGACAGCATCAACCCAGTTCCTGGCAGGCATGGGTCTAAAGAATGCATAGAATTTCCCACTAAATTATTAGTCTCATTCAGATATACCACAGGAATATGGGAATGGAAATGTCCCATTGCTGTAGATGGGGTTGCCTTCTGACACTGATGCTTAGGTGTAATGTCGAAACTATGGAGGGACAACCCAACCTGGCCCACCGGTGCTAGTTGCAGAAACTGACCTCCAAAGTAGAGCAGTGTTTTgtttccccaacactgacccctcgcATCTCAATCAGCACAAAAGTAATCCAAAATAATTACAATTCTTCTAAGATATCCAAAAGAGATAAATCCAATAATTAGTTCAAAAGACCCTATTCTAACTCCTCTGTCTCCTGATAGTTTCTGCAAGTTGGGCCACAAGGTAAATCCCCAAAATTACTTTAAACTACGAGAGCAGAACATTGAGTTACAGGTTCAAACGtagaaggcaaatttaggactgatagcaGGAAGTTCAGAGTGATCAACACCTGGAATTGTctcccagatagagtagtggagtgaaaatcctggaatcatttaagatctATTTCAATACCGCAATGGGAGTAGGGGGGCATTTATCATAATTAAAGAAGGATTAGCTtctgttcccctccccctcatcccaatcccccccctcccccccccctcccctgggatatgggcgttgctggcgaggccggcatttattgcccatccctaattccccttgagaaggtggtggtgagccgccttcttgaaccgctgcagtccgtgtggtgaaggttctcccacagtgttgttaggaagggagttccaggattttgacccagcgacgatgaagggacgacgatatatttccaagtcaggatggtgtgtgacttggaggggaacgtgcaggtggtgttgttcccatgtgcctgctgctcttgtccttctaggtggtagaggtcgcgggtttgggagatgctgtcgaagaagccttggcgagttgctgcagtgcatcctgtggatggtacacactgcagtcacggtgcgccagtggtgaagggagtgaatgtttaggatggtggatggggtgccaatcaagcgggctgctttgtcctggatggtgtcgagcttcttgagtgttttggagctgcactcatccaggcaagtggagagtattccatcacactcctgacttgtgccttgtagatggtggaaaggctttggggagtcaggaggtgagtcacttgtcacagaatacccagcctctgacctgctcttgtagccacagtatttatgtggctggttgtATCAAACCATTAACAGACTgcggtggttcaagaagaaggcccaccactaccttctcagggcaaccggggatggccaataaatgccagcatcgccagcatcacccacatcctgagaattaatttttttaaaaatccacctcTATCTATGCAGTATGGCACATTTTTCAAACCAACCACTTTTTGAAAAACTCTTTTGATTTTGTCACGTATAGATCAGTGGAGGAGAGATAAACTGAAGAGTAACTATACACGCTATCCCCCAAGCAGGGTGGCTGCTTGCCAAAAGATTATTTGAAGAGTTCCCTTGCCAGCATTCGCTGTGAAGTGGGAAAACAGATTCTTCAACTGTGGTGGGAAAAGTCTGAAAAGTTCATGCTGCGACCCAGTATAAAAGTCCAGCTCAGGATATGTGACTTCTTTTGCTTCCTGCTATTTCATGGAAATGCCCTGTTTACACTGGTTTGCAGATCTATGAGCCAGAAGGTAGCAAAATTGAGACCAGCTGCCAATCTGTGCCTAGAAGAATCCACATCTCTCTGAATCGGCCCGAGTTTGAGACCACCACATTGCGCGAAGGCAGTCACCCAAAGCCATTTATGAGTGGCTTGTTCAGGTTGTTTCCCAATGCAAACAGGGAATAGAATATTTTGGGTGattcaactccatttgccattataAACTAGATAAAAGAACTCCAGGCCATGCCCCAATTCTGTGCCACACACAGACGACGGAGAGAAAGCAAACACATGTACAAGAAAGaaatataggagcaggaggtggccattcagcccctcgagcctattccaccattcaattagatcatggctgatctgtatcttaactccatttaatcgccttggttctgtatcccttgatacccttaccgaataaaaatctatcaatttcagttttgaaattttcaattgacccccaagtcTTGACAGCtttcgcgcggggggggggggggggggggaggagttccagatttccgctaccctttgtgtgaagaagtgcttcctgacatcacccctgaacggcctagctctaattttaaggttatgcctccttgttctgtactcccccaacagaggaaatagtttctctctatctaccctatcaatttcttcaatcatcttaattaaacacctcaattagatcaccccgtattcttttatactcaagggaatacaagcctagactatgcaacctgtcctcataatttaatccctttagccccggtatcattctggtgaatctgcgctgtaccccctctaaggttaatatatccttcctgagttgtggtgaccagaactgagcgcagtactccagctgtggtcaaaccagagctttataccaCAGATAGAGAGGGAAGTGGATGAGACACAGGGAAAAGTTAATCAAGACATTAAAAGGAAACGGAGCTAGTGACACTAATTCAGAAAACAATCCTGGTGCAGAGAATCAGccaggagaaagaaagaacaaacaagTAATTATAGAAATAAGAGAAGCCCATGACTGAATGTCAGTTATAGTtttataaaattattttaaaaaaatcttttaactAGTTCTTCTTCCTTTCACAGTCTATATTTCTTTCAAACATTTCCTCCTGATTACTATTTCCATAATGACAGTCTTGTATACTGTTGGGTATTGCTCCCCAATCAGTTGTATACAGCTAATTCTTGGACATGAATAAAATGACATTGGGCAGAAGTTTCCAATGCAGCACACCATTGGGGAGTGCTTGGACGAAGAGGGTGGTTTATAGGAGAATTGTGGGTGCTTTGCCACAATTTTTTGTCCATTATTATTTAGCTTAAGCACATTCGGCCTATAATTTCAGCCACCTTACAGCGTTGTCATCGCCAGTATGCAAAGCGCATAGGCCCCCAGATAGTTTAGTTAGCAGGTATGATTCAACAAAGTGGGACATGGTTTGTATTTGTCCGCAAAGACATTTGTCCTTCTCACAAAGGCACCATAGGTGAATATTTGAGGTGCATTATCCCTGTCCAGTTTGAAAGCGGTTGAGAAGTGCCCAACTATAACATGGCCAGTTGAATATTGGCTGACGGGCTGCAGAGTCGGAAATTATGCTGTGATTTATAGGAGGATCTAATATGCTCTCTTCACGCCAGCGAGTTGGTAAGGAAAAAGCCAAAGGGAtcgaaaaggttgaccatattgGGTGTCTTAAAGAGAGACGTGCTGTTGTGGATAGAACAAATAGGACTGGTTGCAAGAGTGCTGTCCATTGACATTCATGGATGGAAAATTGCATGCAATATATCTGTGATTTTCCTGTGAGCCTCCCAGTGTGTCCAAGGCCTTGCCTAGTGCTGCAGAGCCTTGGAAAGTACTGCCCATTGTCACCTGTTCAATAACACCTAAACTGATTAAAGAGAATTTCAGAACAGTAAGAAGAGATTAGGTTTATTGATATggagctggtatttttcagcatCTGCTTTGCATTTTTTTAGGCCTTGGAAAAGACTTGTTTCCAAACTCGCAAACCAGTTTCTAATTAAAAGTCATTTTTACGATGAGAAGAAAGGAACTGTGACAGATGGGACAGTGGCAATAAAGTGGTGCCCTGACACAGGATGTTGGTGAAGACAGTTTTAACCTTAAATGTGGAATTTTCTTTCAGACGGTCTCTTTTCAATGATCTGTGTTCTTGCTGAATTAGTTCAGTACTTGACAACTGGAATGCTATTCAGTTCAAAATAATATAACTTTAGAGCTTCACTTCACTGGCATGGAAACAATTGTCAGTAGCTGAAGTGGTATGACGTTACTTCTGCTGTTTAACAGACAAGAAGGGATCATGACACATGCTGCAGTCACACACAATTTTAGATTGACCTTCAAACCGATTATAGGGGATTGCAGTCATAGTTCATTGAGAAGACCTTCATTCATACCTATTAACTTGGCAAATTCAAAACATCAATTCCATTGTAAAATATTGTGAAtggcttaaaaaaaatctaagctATTATCGCTAAACACTAGCTTCTTGCCCTTTGTTTCAATGTGTGCAGAAACACTTTCCTATTtcagcaacaacttacattcaCACAGTACCTTTAACAAAGAAAAGTCCCAAAGAACTGCACAAATAGGCAGAAGGAAATGTACAGTGAGCCAGGAAGGGAGAAATTAGAAGGGTGATTGAAAGTTGGTTGAAGAGATGGcttgagaggggtggagagatttTGGCAGGGAGTCCCCGAGTAGGATCGAGGTAGCTGAGAGTTCTACCCGAGAGTTATTCTACATACATTAAATGCGCAGCAATCATTGAATTCCAgaatcttttttttgtttttgtaataTTACCTTTGTTGTCCATAGACTTGTGTACTATTTTGTCCACCTGATTGCGTGCCTCATCCCAGCAGTTTACACTTGCTTCCATATGCGGCTGGATCGATGTAAGTTTCTGCTCCAGAGCACGGTACGCTTCAGATGTCATTTCATGCTGTTCTCTGGATTCGTGGAGCTTTTCCAGATGATCCTCTAAAGCAACAACCCTGTATCAAATGTGTATCGGTGAGGCATTATGAGTATATTTTATTACAGATTTACAAACTCCAAAACAGCTCACAAGATATTAACATCTGCAATAAGAGCTCTacacataactattataacaATTGCACTCAACGATTAAAGACACTTTATG from Heptranchias perlo isolate sHepPer1 chromosome 24, sHepPer1.hap1, whole genome shotgun sequence encodes:
- the vezt gene encoding vezatin isoform X3, which gives rise to MATCQPNGCGELLIFELYEETSRILSFCFFLRIRDVSVLAVLASVLVMTSNLSDDFPWVIIGMGLFGLSLYMVFRSFSLWSTARLQRSMRKCSICLENIVANSYAFTSLVRKTLRQIQETEVISRGFMLVTAACPASKLGSSWQQQGQQLIGLRKAVYRSVRSTYRASRMATCQMLKSYPLTCEIDNVTNYLSAIPLKELGMGLSEEVVSDEEAQELTDGYSLRALKVLFQLWVGQSSEFFRRMALLLSPVQTSHKPHITPEHLAHHVFAEIVHDLPHALTTCLEELKRSYEFHRYFQAQHQSKLEAPTKTKQQSRELKNVYTVVRSLQLHLKALLNEVVALEDHLEKLHESREQHEMTSEAYRALEQKLTSIQPHMEASVNCWDEARNQVDKIVHKSMDNKDRPEALDSNLLPTWKPSEKSVVQIEDQDPVPEEQELEAYVEESDSDGEFRGGTFNCLSPQEREKEKRERDESRRVLQELKSVLGFKASELERQKWKQLLFNDHAAMKTISAADLTQLVGAPTAIQEVDANEQGHKGCDDNSQRTDINRLDTFTDSKECCRMIGPDSSDDYLTHSSKDTDPSDTAEIGDVAGSSVYHSETTDSAVEEQESSQPAVSEELQTAVKLRLPERLGLVSLHFTSALAAQVAARSQTFVCLQEQTFGDDDDEDDYEEGEEKDDATDISKDTTHKNVESTLQ